One window of the Microtus ochrogaster isolate Prairie Vole_2 chromosome 10, MicOch1.0, whole genome shotgun sequence genome contains the following:
- the Gpr34 gene encoding probable G-protein coupled receptor 34 has product MATTDSWPCSSYGMYFIANYSDQASQNFSRVPNVTSCPMDEKLLSTVLTTFYSVIFIVGLVGNIIALYVFLGIHRKRNSIQIYLLNVAIADLLLIFCLPFRIMYHINQNKWTLGVILCKVVGTLFYMNMYISIILLGFISLDRYVKINRSIQQRRAITTKQSIYVCCIVWTVALAGFLTMIILTLKKGGHNSTMCFHYRDRHNAKGEAIFNYVLVVMFWLIFLLIILSYIKIGKNLLRISKRRSKFPNSGKYATTARNSFIVLLIFTICFVPYHAFRFVYISSQLHVSSCYWKEIVHKTNEIMLVLSSFNSCLDPVMYFLMSSNIRKIMCQLLFRRFQSEASRSESTSEFKPGYSLHDLSAAAKTQYSTKGN; this is encoded by the coding sequence ATGGCGACTACTGACAGTTGGCCTTGCTCCTCCTATGGAATGTACTTTATAGCTAATTACAGCGACCAAGCCTCACAAAATTTCTCAAGAGTGCCAAATGTTACTAGCTGTCCAATGGATGAAAAATTACTATCTACGGTGTTAACAACGTTCTACTCTGTCATTTTCATCGTGGGACTGGTTGGGAACATCATTGCCCTCTATGTATTTCTGGGCATCCACCGCAAAAGAAATTCCATTCAAATTTATCTGCTTAACGTGGCCATTGCAGACCTTTTACTCatcttctgcctccctttccGCATAATGTATCACATCAACCAAAATAAGTGGACACTAGGTGTGATCCTTTGCAAAGTTGTGGGGACACTATtttacatgaacatgtacattAGCATTATTTTGCTTGGGTTTATCAGTTTGGATCGCTATGTAAAAATTAATCGGTCTATACAACAAAGAAGGGCAATAACCACCAAGCAAAGTATTTATGTTTGCTGTATAGTATGGACAGTTGCTCTTGCCGGATTTTTAACTATGATCATTTTGACGCTGAAGAAGGGAGGGCACAATTCCACAATGTGTTTCCAttacagagacagacacaatgCAAAGGGAGAAGCAATTTTTAACTATGTTCTTGTGGTAATGTTCTGGCTTATTTTCCTACTGATAATCCTCTCATATATTAAGATTGGCAAGAATCTACTGAGAATTTCTAAAAGGAGGTCAAAATTTCCGAATTCTGGCAAATATGCTACAACGGCCCGGAACTCCTTCATTGTACTGCTCATTTTTACCATATGCTTTGTGCCTTATCACGCCTTTCGATTTGTCTACATTTCTTCACAGCTCCATGTGTCTTCTTGCTACTGGAAGGAAATCGTTCACAAAACCAATGAGATCATGCTGGTGCTTTCATCTTTCAACAGCTGCTTAGACCCAGTCATGTATTTCCTGATGTCCAGCAATATTCGCAAAATCATGTGCCAACTTCTTTTTAGACGATTTCAAAGTGAAGCAAGCAGAAGTGAAAGCACTTCCGAGTTTAAGCCAGGATATTCCCTGCACGATCTATCTGCGGCAGCCAAAACACAGTACAGTACTAAGGGTAACTGA
- the Gpr82 gene encoding probable G-protein coupled receptor 82: MSNNSTCIQPSMVSTTALPITYMFLCVVGLFGNSLAQWVFLTKIGKKTSTHVYLTNLVTANLLVCTAMPFMGTYFLKGFYWKYQSVQCRLVNFLGTLSMHVSMFVSLLILSWIAISRYATLMKKESLQEATSCYERMFYGHLLKRFRQPNFARKMCTYIWGVVLVIIIPIILYYSVVEATEEGEGQCYNRQMELGASISQTAGLIGTTFIGFSFLVVVTSYYSFVSHLRRVRTCTSITERDLTYRSVKKHLLIIQVLLVVCFLPYSIFKPIFYVLHKRGDCQQLNYLIEAKNILTCLASARSSTDPIIFLLLDKTFKKTLYNVFTKS, translated from the coding sequence ATGAGTAACAACTCGACATGCATCCAGCCCTCCATGGTTTCTACCACAGCTTTACCCATCACTtacatgtttttgtgtgttgttgGTCTCTTTGGAAACTCACTTGCTCAATGggtatttttaacaaaaataggTAAGAAAACATCAACACATGTCTACCTGACAAACCTTGTGACTGCAAACTTACTTGTGTGCACAGCCATGCCTTTCATGGGTACCTATTTCTTGAAGGGTTTCTATTGGAAATATCAGTCTGTACAATGCAGACTGGTCAATTTTTTGGGAACCCTATCTATGCATGTAAGCATGTTTGTCAGCCTCTTAATTTTAAGCTGGATTGCCATAAGCCGCTATGCCACCTTAATGAAAAAGGAATCCTTGCAAGAGGCCACCTCATGCTACGAGAGAATGTTCTATGGTCACTTACTAAAAAGATTTCGCCAGCCCAACTTTGCCAGAAAAATGTGTACTTACATATGGGGAGTTGTGCTGGTCATAATTATTCCCATTATCCTATACTACTCAGTTGTAGAGGctacagaagaaggagaaggacagTGCTACAATCGGCAGATGGAACTGGGAGCCAGCATCTCTCAGACTGCGGGTCTCATTGGAACCACGTTTATTGGATTCTCATTTTTAGTAGTAGTGACATCATATTATTCTTTTGTCAGCCATCTGAGAAGAGTAAGGACCTGTACCTCCATTACAGAGAGAGATTTGACCTACAGATCTGTGAAAAAACATCTTTTGATCATTCAAGTCCTCTTagttgtttgctttcttccatATAGTATTTTTAAACCCATTTTTTATGTTCTGCACAAGAGAGGAGACTGTCAGCAGCTGAATTATTTaatagaagcaaaaaatatccTCACTTGTCTTGCATCAGCCAGAAGTAGTACAGATcccattatatttcttttattagatAAAACATTCAAGAAGACACTATATAACGTCTTTACAAAATCTTAA